The following coding sequences are from one Diospyros lotus cultivar Yz01 chromosome 7, ASM1463336v1, whole genome shotgun sequence window:
- the LOC127806274 gene encoding 40S ribosomal protein S30-like — MGKVHGSLARAGKVRGQTPKVAKQDKKKKPRGRAHKRMQYNRRFVTAVIGFGKKRGPNSSEK, encoded by the exons ATGG GTAAGGTTCACGGATCGCTGGCTCGTGCGGGGAAGGTGAGAGGACAAACACCAAAGGTTGCAAAGCaggacaagaagaagaagccacgCGGCCGTGCTCACAAGCGTATGCAGTATAATCGCCGTTTCGTCACCGCCg TTATTGGCTTTGGAAAGAAGAGGGGACCAAACTCATCCGAGAAGTAA
- the LOC127806813 gene encoding asparagine--tRNA ligase, cytoplasmic 1-like — protein sequence MSADSAPPVDQMLAVALNDAVEEAQFSQRVLIRSIIGRPDGGAALAGRTVRVGGWVKTGREQGKGSFAFLELNDGSCAANLQVIVDAAVAPLGQLVPTGTCVHVEGLLKAPPEGTKQKIELRVQKVLDVGSVDPAKYPLPKTRLTLEFLRDFVHLRPRTNTISAVARIRNALAYATHTFFQKHGFLYIHTPIITTSDCEGAGEMFQVTTLINDAEKLEKELIKNPPPSESEVEAARLLVKEKGEAVAQLKSAKSSKEAISAAVVELTKAKENLSKLEERFKLKPGIPKKDGKIDYSQDFFARQAFLTVSGQLQVETFACALSSVYTFGPTFRAEHSHTSRHLAEFWMVEPEIAFADLEDDMNCAEAYVKFLCQWLLDNCRDDMEFMVKNFDKSAIDRLSMVASSNFVRLSYTEAVAILEEASKERQFENKVEWGIDLASEHERYLTEVKFKSPVIVYNYPKGIKAFYMKVNADNKTVAAMDVLVPKVGELIGGSQREECYDVIKERILEMELPLEPYEWYLDLRRYGTVKHSGFGLGFERMILFATGIDNIRDVIPFPRYPGRADL from the exons ATGTCAGCCGATTCCGCGCCGCCGGTGGATCAGATGTTGGCCGTGGCCCTAAACGACGCCGTGGAAGAGGCCCAATTCTCTCAGCGGGTCCTGATCCGAAGCATCATTGGTCGCCCCGACGGCGGCGCGGCGCTGGCCGGGCGGACGGTGAGGGTTGGCGGCTGGGTGAAGACTGGGCGAGAGCAGGGGAAGGGCTCGTTCGCGTTTTTGGAGCTTAACGACGGGTCGTGCGCCGCCAACCTCCAGGTCATCGTCGACGCCGCCGTGGCGCCGCTCGGCCAGCTCGTGCCCACCGGCACGTGCGTCCACGTGGAGGGCCTGCTGAAGGCACCTCCGGAGGGGACGAAGCAGAAGATCGAGCTTAGGGTTCAGAAAGTTCTCGATGTTGGGTCTGTGGATCCGGCCAAATACCCATTGCCTAAGACCCGGCTAACTCTTGAGTTTCTGAGAGACTTTGTCCATCTCCGGCCCAGAACTAACACG ATTTCTGCAGTTGCTCGCATCCGTAATGCTCTGGCCTATGCAACCCATACATTCTTCCAGAAACACGGGTTTCTTTACATCCACACTCCAATAATCACCACTAGTGACTGTGAAGGTGCTGGTGAAATGTTCCAAGTTACAACCTTAATTAATGATGCAGAAAAGTTGGAGAAGGAGTTGATTAAGAATCCTCCTCCCTCCGAATCTGAGGTGGAAGCTGCCAGACTACTTGTCAAGGAGAAAGGAGAAGCTGTTGCTCAACTAAAATCAGCCAAATCAAGCAAGGAGGCAATTAGTGCTGCTGTTGTTGAACTAACAAAAGCTAAAGAGAATCTCTCAAAACTGGAAGAGAGATTTAAGCTTAAACCTGGTATACCTAAAAAGGATGGGAAGATTGATtactcccaagatttctttgcCCGGCAAGCATTTTTGACTGTTTCTGGACAGCTTCAAGTTGAAACTTTTGCATGTGCCCTTAGTAGTGTCTATACGTTTGGTCCAACTTTTCGAGCTGAACACTCGCATACTTCAAGGCATCTGGCAGAGTTCTGGATGGTGGAGCCTGAAATAGCATTTGCTGATCTTGAG GATGACATGAACTGTGCGGAGGCATATGTGAAATTCTTATGTCAGTGGTTACTTGATAATTGCCGTGATGATATGGAATTTATGGTCAAAAACTTTGATAAGAGTGCCATTGATCGTCTAAGCATGGTTGCTTCATCCAACTTTGTCCGCCTTTCTTACACAGAAGCAGTTGCAATTCTTGAGGAAGCATCCAAAGAGAGACAGTTTGAGAACAAGGTGGAGTGGGGGATTGATTTGGCATCTGAACATGAACG GTACTTGACTGAAGTGAAATTCAAATCTCCTGTCATTGTGTATAATTATCCAAAAGGGATTAAAGCATTCTATATGAAGGTCAATGCTGACAACAAGACTGTAGCTGCAATGGATGTGCTTGTACCGAAG GTGGGAGAGCTGATTGGAGGAAGCCAGAGGGAAGAGTGTTatgatgtcatcaaagaaag GATACTGGAGATGGAGCTGCCTCTTGAACCATATGAGTGGTACCTTGACCTTCGGCGCTATGGCACTGTGAAGCATAGTGGGTTTGGCTTAGGATTTGAACGGATGATTCTCTTCGCCACTGGGATTGACAACATCAGAGATGTGATTCCCTTCCCTAGATACCCAGGAAGAGCAGATCTGTGA
- the LOC127805811 gene encoding 60S ribosomal protein L31-like, whose protein sequence is MVEKTKGRKEEVVSREYTINLHKRLHGCTFKKKAPKAIKEIRRFAQKAMGTNDVRVDVKLNKYIWSRGIRSVPRRVRVRIARKRNDDEDAKEELYSLVTVAEIPPEGLKGLGTKVIEEDD, encoded by the exons atggtggagaagacgaaaggaagaaaggaggaGGTGGTGTCGAGGGAGTACACCATCAACCTCCACAAGCGCTTGCATGGATG TACATTCAAAAAGAAGGCTCCTAAAGCCATAAAGGAGATCAGGAGATTTGCTCAGAAAGCCATGGGAACCAATGATGTCAGGGTGGATGTGAAGCTTAACAAATACATCTGGAGCAGGGGGATACGTAGTGTTCCAAGGCGGGTCAGAGTTCGCATTGCGCGCAAGAGGAATGATGATGAGGATGCCAAGGAAGAGCTCTACTCTCTTGTCACTGTTGCTGAAATTCCACCAGAAGGGTTGAAGGGCTTGGGTACCAAGGTCATCGAGGAAGATGATTGA